The following are encoded in a window of bacterium genomic DNA:
- a CDS encoding ABC transporter permease, which produces MTLTDSFKTALTGLRTNKSRSILTTLGIVIGISSIILMMSIGQGAEGLILGEISGLGAETIVIRPGKEPSGPSDFAELLFSNSLKKRDLESLLKKSNVPLLVEAVPAMIVPGTVSYEGETYRATVFGSDVNFFAKTFNVYPDRGGTFSEDDIRENASVVVIGSKVAEELFGASDPLGEFIKIKDRKFRVVGIFPKKGQVSFFNFDEMVIMPYTTAQVYVLGIDHYHEIITRAERPEDVDRTVHDIELTLRENHNITNPKDDDFYIQTQQGAVDQIKTIIGALTAFLSSVVAIALVVGGIGVMNIMLVSVTERTREIGLRKAIGATERDILLQFLFEAVILTAVGGIVGILLGASLSFIASIILTTVVQLNWHFTFPVFAAVLGFSVSAVVGLVFGIYPAKQAAAKSPIEALRYE; this is translated from the coding sequence TTAACGACCCTGGGAATCGTCATCGGTATTTCCTCAATTATTTTGATGATGTCTATCGGCCAGGGAGCGGAAGGACTCATTTTGGGTGAAATCAGCGGACTTGGGGCGGAAACGATTGTCATACGTCCGGGAAAAGAGCCGAGTGGTCCGAGTGACTTCGCGGAACTGCTTTTTTCGAACTCCCTCAAAAAACGCGACCTTGAATCGCTTTTAAAGAAAAGCAATGTCCCTTTGCTTGTTGAGGCGGTACCGGCCATGATTGTTCCCGGAACCGTATCCTACGAAGGCGAAACATACCGTGCCACGGTATTCGGTTCGGATGTAAACTTTTTTGCAAAAACATTCAATGTGTATCCCGACAGGGGCGGCACGTTCAGCGAGGACGACATTCGGGAGAATGCAAGCGTCGTTGTCATCGGTTCGAAAGTTGCCGAGGAATTGTTCGGTGCTTCGGACCCTCTCGGAGAATTTATAAAAATCAAAGACAGAAAGTTCAGGGTGGTTGGTATTTTCCCGAAAAAAGGGCAGGTCTCTTTTTTCAATTTTGACGAAATGGTGATTATGCCGTATACGACCGCACAGGTGTATGTTCTCGGCATTGACCATTATCACGAAATTATTACCAGGGCCGAGCGTCCGGAAGACGTCGACAGGACCGTACACGATATCGAACTGACATTGCGTGAGAATCACAACATCACCAATCCGAAGGATGACGATTTCTATATACAAACTCAGCAGGGAGCCGTAGACCAGATAAAAACCATTATCGGCGCGCTGACGGCGTTCCTTTCATCAGTTGTCGCAATTGCGCTTGTTGTCGGGGGCATTGGGGTGATGAACATCATGCTTGTTTCCGTTACGGAACGCACGCGCGAAATCGGTTTGCGCAAGGCAATAGGGGCAACGGAGCGCGACATTCTTCTCCAATTTTTGTTTGAGGCGGTTATTCTTACCGCTGTCGGAGGAATAGTGGGCATCCTGCTCGGTGCCAGCCTGTCTTTCATCGCTTCCATTATTCTCACGACCGTTGTCCAACTCAACTGGCATTTCACTTTCCCGGTCTTTGCGGCAGTCTTGGGCTTCAGTGTATCCGCGGTGGTGGGTCTTGTGTTTGGAATTTATCCGGCAAAACAGGCGGCAGCCAAGAGTCCGATAGAGGCTTTGCGATACGAATAG
- a CDS encoding SHOCT domain-containing protein, whose product MMYWGYGYDQMGWGAFHGLFMFFFWFLVIAFFVLLIKKLSGSNRGAGENKALGILQERYARGEIGKQEFEEKKKDLM is encoded by the coding sequence ATGATGTACTGGGGATATGGATATGACCAGATGGGATGGGGGGCTTTTCACGGACTCTTTATGTTCTTCTTTTGGTTTTTGGTCATAGCTTTTTTTGTTCTTCTCATTAAAAAACTGAGCGGTTCCAACCGCGGAGCGGGGGAAAATAAAGCGCTAGGGATTCTCCAGGAACGATATGCCCGAGGAGAAATAGGCAAGCAGGAATTTGAAGAAAAGAA